From the genome of Lawsonella clevelandensis, one region includes:
- a CDS encoding TIGR01777 family oxidoreductase: MEPADTTIHANASAHASGANSCSAAKVHTVAVTGSTGLVGKALCEELRKEGYHVIRLLREGARGLDDRTWNPTNPNPGILNGVDALIHLAGESTEGIWTQDKKRRIRDSRVIPTRKLAELVAQSETVHTFICASAISIYGDSRGAEVLTEVSAPGDGFFADVVQKWEGACQPARAAGKRVVNVRTGIVLSRDGGVLPLLVDIFNWGGGGLIGMGKRWMSWIDIDDLTRIYAMMLTCDKIEGPINATSPEPCTNSHFTKALGIVLDRPTGLIIPAIASTMVGHQGARQLAMSDQRAQPRKLQDLPNHGFFFQYRTIEQSLYHQLPEDD, translated from the coding sequence ATGGAACCCGCAGACACCACTATTCACGCCAACGCCTCCGCACACGCTAGCGGCGCGAATTCCTGCAGCGCCGCCAAAGTCCACACGGTAGCCGTCACCGGCTCCACTGGCCTCGTCGGCAAGGCCCTCTGCGAAGAGCTCCGCAAAGAGGGCTATCACGTCATCCGCCTGCTCCGCGAGGGTGCCCGTGGCCTCGACGACCGCACCTGGAACCCCACCAACCCCAACCCTGGCATCCTCAACGGCGTCGACGCCCTCATCCACCTTGCCGGCGAAAGTACAGAAGGTATTTGGACCCAGGACAAGAAGCGTCGTATCCGCGACTCGCGCGTCATCCCCACCCGCAAGCTAGCGGAACTCGTCGCCCAGTCCGAGACCGTCCACACTTTCATCTGTGCCAGCGCCATCAGCATCTACGGCGATAGTCGCGGCGCTGAAGTCCTCACCGAAGTCTCTGCCCCAGGTGATGGGTTCTTCGCCGACGTCGTCCAAAAGTGGGAAGGCGCCTGCCAGCCGGCCCGCGCCGCCGGGAAGCGCGTCGTCAACGTGCGCACCGGCATTGTGCTGTCCCGTGACGGCGGTGTGTTGCCACTCCTCGTCGATATCTTCAACTGGGGTGGCGGTGGCCTCATCGGTATGGGGAAGCGGTGGATGTCCTGGATCGACATTGATGACCTCACCCGCATCTACGCCATGATGCTCACCTGCGACAAAATCGAGGGACCCATCAATGCCACTAGCCCAGAGCCCTGTACCAACTCGCACTTCACCAAGGCGCTGGGCATAGTGCTGGACCGACCCACGGGACTCATCATCCCCGCCATCGCCTCCACCATGGTGGGGCACCAGGGAGCCCGCCAGCTGGCCATGTCCGACCAGCGTGCCCAACCGCGCAAGCTGCAAGATCTGCCCAACCACGGGTTCTTCTTCCAGTACCGCACCATCGAGCAGTCTCTCTACCACCAGCTGCCGGAAGACGACTAG